GATCCAAAAAGAAACCTTATTGGAGATGATGAACACGGATGGGCTGCTGACTCAGTTTTCAACTTTGAAGGTGGATGTTATGCCAAGACAATTGACTTAACTGCCGAAAAAGAACCCGATATTTTCAATGCAATTAAAGAAGGTGCTCTTCTTGAAAACATTGTATATACTGAAGGTACTAACCAAGTGGATTTTACACGCTCTGACAAAACAGAAAACACACGTGTAAGTTACCCAATTTACCATATCAACAATATTCAAACACCATCTGCTGGTCCAAAACCTAAGAATATTTTCTTCTTAACTTGTGATGCTTTTGGTGTATTGCCTCCAATTTCAAAATTGAGTTCTGCTCAAGCTATGTTCCATTTTATCTCTGGATACACAGCCAAAGTAGCAGGAACGGAAGCAGGAATCACAGAACCACAAACTACTTTCTCAGCATGTTTTGGAGCTCCATTTATGCCACTTCACCCAACTTTTTACGCAGAAATGCTAGGAAAGAAAATGGAAGAGAACGACGTAAATGTATGGCTTGTTAACACAGGATGGACTGGTGGTGAGTACGGTGTAGGATCTCGTATGAAACTAGGTTACACACGTTCTATGATTACCGCAGCTCTAGAAGGAGACTTAGATAAAGTGGACTACGTACAGCACCAAGTTTTTGGATTGAATATGCCAGCAACTTGTCCTAATGTACCAGACGAAATTCTTTCTCCAAAGAATACTTGGTCCGACAAAAATGCTTATGATGAAAAAGCTAATGAATTAGCTGAAAAATTCTTGAGCAACTTTGACCAATTCAAAGAATATGCAAATGAAGAAATCCTTTCTGGAGCACCAAAGGTGAACGTATAAGGAAAAGCTTCAAAAAAGCGATCATAAATTCAAAAGCTATCCATAAATTTGGATAGCTTTTTTTGTGTCAACGAAAATCAATAAATCATGGATCATTACGGAAAACTATATTTTGTACCTACACCCATAGGAAACTTAGAAGACATGACTTTTAGAGCCATAAAGGTCTTAAAAAAAGCAGATGAAATATATGCAGAAGACACCCGAACGACCCGAAAACTATTGAATCATTTTGAAATAGAGAACAACCTACTCTCCTTTCATCTGCACAATGAACATAAACTGGTGGATAGCATTCTTGCAAAGCTAAAACAAGGAAGAACACTCGCTCTAGTTTCTGATGCAGGAACACCTGCCATTTCAGATCCTGGATTTTTACTCTCACGTGCTTGTGTTCAAAATTATATTGAAACAGAATGCCTTCCCGGTGCAACAGCTTTTGTTCCAGCACTAGTAAAAAGTGGTTTTCCTTGCGAAAAATTTGTATTTGAAGGATTTTTGCCGCCCAAAAAAGGAAGACAAAGTAAACTCCTATCTTACCAAGAAGAAAAACGAACCATTGTTCTATATGAGTCTCCGCATAAAATTGCCAAAACTGTCAAGCAAATTGTAGAATTTATCGGTCCCGATAGACAAATTGCCATCTGTAGAGAAATCTCAAAATTATATGAAGAATGCCTTAGAGGAACCGCTGAAGAGCTCGCTGAAATATTGGCTACCCAAAAGCTAAAAGGAGAAATTGTTCTTTTAATTGCACCCTCATCGTTCCAGTTTGAAATGGAATAAAAAATAACTTTATATACATTTTACGAATACCAATAGCTCTCCAAAAGAGACAAATATCACCGTAATAGAACTTTAAAAAACTGTGTTAAGTTATTGTTAACTAATAAAAAAGAACACTATAATTTTAATAAAAATAACTAATTGTTTTTCAGACACTTATTTCAAGCTCTATCAAAAGTTAAAAATTCAACAAAAATCCCTAAAAAAAGTTAATAAATAAGTAAAGAAAAGGGTTTGCAAAATTCCCCAAGTCGCCATAGATTTGCCCATCACTAAATTGAAAAAACAACTCAAGATGAAAAAAACAGTATTTAGTTTTCTTATCATGTTAGTCTTTTTGTCATTTGAAGCCATGGCACAAGGAATTGTAACAGGTAAGCTAGTTGATGCCTCATCAGGGGAGACACTGATTGGAGCAAACGTAGTAGAAAAAGGAACTTCAAACGGAGTAGCAACAGATGCCTTCGGTAAGTTTAAATTAAACGTATCAAACAACAATGGTACACTCGTATTGTCTTATGTAGGATATCAAGACAAAACTGTTTCCTTTGCTTTATCTAATGGAAAAGCAAATATGGGAACTGTGAAGATGTCTGCAGACGGAAAACTTGGAGAAGTAGTACTTGTTGGTAAAGGAATTATTGACTTGGCAGAGGATAGAAAAACACCTATAGCTGTTTCTACAATTACTCCTGAAATAATTAAAGCGAAAGCTGCAAACAACGATTTACCAGAGCTTATTAAATCAACACCTTCTGTACAAAATGTAAAAGGTGGTGGATATGGTGATGGTCAAGTTTTCCTTAGAGGTTTTGACCAAACAAACACTGCATTCCTATTAAACGGACAACCGATTAACGGAATGGAAGACGGAAAAATGTATTGGTCTAACTGGAGTGGAGTAATGGATATTGCAAACGCAATCCAAGTTCAAAGAGGATTGGGATCTTCTAAACTTGCCATCTCTTCAGTAGGAGGAACGGTAAACATTGTAACCAAGACTGTTGACACTAAAGAAGGTGGATTTATCGGTGGAATGGCTGCAAACAATAACTATATGAAAACCAATGCGTATTATTCTACAGGATTGATGGATAACGGGTTGGCTGTATCGGCTATGTTAGGTCATTGGCAAGGAGATGGATACATTGATGGAACTGTAGGACAAGGTCAAACGTACTTCTTATCTTTGGGATACAAGCCTTCTGAAGAGCACGTATTCAACTTTTTAGTTACTGGAGCACCACAATGGCACGGAACTTCAAGACATCAAACGATCACTAAATTTTATGATGCAGATAAATTAGGAGCACAAAGCCTTAGCGATCAATTACAAGAAAATAGAAGATGGAGCAATAACTACGGATATTACAAAGGAGAATTATATGCTGGTGGTAGAAATTTCTACCATAAACCAATCGTAAACTTAAGTTGGGACTGGACAATTGACGACAAAAAAGAACTTTCTGTAACAGGTTATGGTTCACTCGGTCGTGGTGGTTTCGCTTTTGGAAGTGGAATTGACAGAAACTCTCAAGGTCTTTATGACTATGATGGTGCAGTTGATGCAGGAAAAGGATACACAAAGGCATCAGTAAATGCTCACAACTGGTATGGTGTTCTTGCCAATATGAATATTGAATTGAATGACAATTTAGAATTGAATATTGGAGCAGATGGACGTTTCTATAACGGACAACACTATCGTGTAGCTACAGATTTCTTCGGTGTAGATTCTATTTCTCAAGAAAACAGAAGCATTGGAGAATATGCTGTAAAGAATACACAAGGATTTAACCCATGGGGGTCAATTCCATTTTTTAGCGATATAGCTAGAAAAGATAGAATGGACAGAAATTTCTCAGAAGATATCAACTATTTTGGAGCTTTTGGACAATTAGAATATGCGAAAGACAACTATTCTTTATTCTTACAAGGAGCAATCTCAAACCAATCTCACCAAAGACATGGTTTCTGGGGTACTACAAAAGACGTATTAGATCAAGGATTGGGTGATTCAGAAAAAATCACAAACTTAGGATACAACCTAAAATTAGGAGGAGCTTATAATGTGACTGATCAAGACAAAGTATATACAAACTTCGGATACTACTCTCGTCAGCCTTTCCATGATGACTTGTTTGTAAACAATAATTATTCAAACGTTACGAACCCACTTACTGTTGATCAAAATCAAGAAATCACAGGTATTGAAGCAGGATATAAGCACGTAGGTGATGTTCAGGTAAATGCCAATGTTTATTATACACAATGGGACAACCGTGTGATGAATGGTGGAGGTATTGATAATGACAAAGATGGTGTTGATGATCAATTCTCAACTGTTGGACCAATCTCTCAAACACACTATGGTGCTGAACTTGAATTGATGTCGCAACTTACTGACAAACTTAGTGTTTCGGCATACCTTTCTTTAGGTGATTGGAGATATGGTAGTAATGGAGTAGCAAGAACAGTTTCTGACGATCCTGCAAATGCTGAAAAATACGGAGATACAACACAAATCGTTTACTTGGATGGTGTAAAAGTAGGAAATGTAGCACAAACTACTGCTGGTATTGGTCTAAATTATGAGGTAACAAAAGAACTATCAATGAATGCTAACTACAACTATTATGCAGATATGTATGGTAATACAACAAGAGTTGAGGCATTTATTAATGAAGACCACAAAGGAGCAATTAAGCTTCCAAGCTATAGCACAGTTGATTTAGGTGTTCGTTATAACGTTGAGCTAAAGAATGGAAATTCAATTGATGTTAACTTGAATGTAAATAATGTATTCGATAAACTATACATTGAGAACATTAGAACCAACAACCATATTGAAACAGACTCAGAAGGTCAATGGAATGGGGTAGATGTTTCTAACCAAGTTAAATGGGGTTATGGAAGAACTTGGAATTTTGGGGTTCGTTACAACTTCTAAATAAATTTCAATTAGAAAAATACTTCTAAAATATTTTAAACCACCTATCGAAAGATTAGGTGGTTTTTTTGTTATTTAAATTAAAATATTGATTTACAACACTGTAATAAATAACAAAAATTCGTTAAAACAACTAATAAAAGTTATATTAAACAAGAACATTAATATAGTTTTGTTTTTATATTTGATTCAAAGAAGAATATAGATGACTGAACATCAATTTTATATAACTAAACGTATTTCATTCTAATTTCCTCTAGAGAGCATATTAACTTTAAAGAAAATTTAAAATTTATATGTCTTATGAAAAAACTATTACTATCCACACTGTGCATAATGATAACCTCTACAACATTCGGGCAAATCGGGATAGGAACGACGATTCCACATTCCTCTGCAATTTTAGAAGCATCTTCTAATAATAAGGGACTTCTCATTCCAAGAATTTCTTTAAATGGAAGTAATGATATAACCACGATAAGTAACCCAGCCACCTCACTTTTAATATTTAATACAAATACAGTAAATGGTACACATTCTCTACAACCTGGATATTATTATTGGAATGGTAGCAAATGGAATCTTTTATTAACAGGTGAAGACCATAATCCCATCTGGACACAAAATTCTAGTAATGAAACCACCTCATTAAATCATTTATCAGATGGCAGTACAACAAGAAATGCAGACAGTAATTTATTTATTTCCGATAAGGGCCATCTAGGAATAGGAACAGAAAACCCACAAGGAAGAATAGAAGCACATACAAAAACAGAAGATATACTTTTTGTACGTTTCAACAATCAACTAGAGAATGATTTAGATATTGATATGATTCGTTTTAAAGAAAACTCTACTAGCAATGTTACCGAAGAAAACATCAGTGCAGGTGGTTTAAGATTTCGTTTAGCCTCCAATGTTCTAAGCCCTCCATCTGTGGATGCTTTAGACAAAATTCCGCCCATCGCCGAGATTAGATCGTTGGCAGACTCAATTGTAACACCCACTAGTACTCCAGGAAGACTAGAATTTAGAACCACTCCTGCAGGAGAAAACCGACCTCAAACCAATATGGTTATCAACCATAGAGGAAAAGTGGGAATAGGAATCGTAAAGCCCGAAAAATATTTACATATTGAGGCAAAGAACGATAGTATAATGGTTGAAAACTTAGCAGGAAATGGCGATGTAATGGTCATCAACAATGCTGGAAAAGTTTATAAAGGTCGAGCAAATTCATCATTCGCCATAGAAAGAGTCATTCATTCCAATTATACCGTTACGATAGAAGATGAAATCATTTTGGCTGATGCCATGAACGGAGCACTTACGGTTACCTTACCCGCAAATCCTCCCTCGGGAAAAAAATTTATTATCAAAAAAATTGATCTTAGCACGAACCTAGTAAGTATTTCTAGTACTGCAACGATAGACGGGAGTGCCATGCAAATTCTTAATGCTCCTTTCAAACTGATTTCTATAGTATTTAGTGATAATCAATGGTATGTGATTTCTCAGTAATCAATTCTAGCCGCTAATGACAAATACCTTACTAAATATCTTATAAAGGTACTGATATACAACAAAGAATTTAAAGAAACGCTTGTCGTTTCTTTAAATTCTTTGTTGTATGTATTAAATCTATAATAAGATTTAGGCAAACCTAAACATTTCTCAATCAGGTGCCTGAGACTATTTTATATTTTTATTCCAGACATGATAATAATATTGGGTTTGCTCTAACTGGTAACCACAACTTTCATAGAATTTACAAGCAGGAATATTTTCACCTTGAGTAACCACTTGAAGTTCTTTAAATCCTAAATTATCCACCCACTTTTCAGCAGAACTCATTAAAGATTTACCAATACCTTGACCTCTATATAACCCATCTACTGCTATTAAGCCAATATCTGCACGTCCTTTAGTTTCCTTTAAGGTTACAAATCCTGCTAAACCTCCTTGAGCTTGAAAACCTAGTACATCAAAAGCTAATTCTCTATTGATGGAATTTTGAATCCACAACTGATACAATTCTTCAAATTTTCCTTCCTCAATATTCTTGTCAACATTAAACCTAGAATATTCACCACTTTGGATAGCGATATTCAAAATTCTATCATTAGGACCAAATTGTTCAATACTCGTAACAGCTGGATTAATCGTTTTTAAAGAATCTACCGTTTTTAAATAAGTTACCTTACGATCAACAAATTTTATTTCCAAATCTTTATGATCAAATTGGGAAAAATCCATTTCCTCTGAACTTGCAAGATAACATAATTTGTAATTTTCATCAAGAATCGTATTCAAAGCTTCGTTTATTTCAAACATACATGAAGTCTCAGCTCTTATAAACCCAACTTTATATCTAAAAAATTCGGAATCCCATTCTAATTTCTTTATCATCTCTCAGCTATTTTAGAACCTCTATTGATGAAAATGAATTAGTTAGAGAATGTTTTCCAAACCTACCATACCATCTATAGAGTTATTTTACCAATTAGCATTAAACTACTTACCATAGGTAATTTCAACAAAGATATGGTTTTGATTCCTATTACATCTGATGTATTTAATTTTATATACTGATGTATTTATTTTTATATACTACCTATCGTAAATCATTCACCTAAATCTTGAAAATGTTCTTCTGAAAAAAAGATTTCATACAAAATATTCCCCAGTAATTCCTCCATCCGTTCTAAAGATGTAGCATAAGGCAATGATGAAGACAAAGGCTGTTTCTCCATGGATCGGATAAACCAAATCCCTACAGATACTTGAGAATTATTACTATTCTGACTTCCATAAAGCACTAAATAAAACAGTACTTGGAGCGTTTTTGCATGTTTTTTGGGATTCCCCCAGAAAGTTTCAAATATTTTTTTTGTAGTGAGTTGTTCTACTTTCCCTGTTTTATAATCCAATAAACGAACTTCCCCATTAAGTTGATCCACTCGATCTATATACCCTTTTAGCTTCACAGGAAATGGTATTTTCTCAAACTTCTTTTCTATTTCCAATTTCATTTCATTGGCAATAATTAGAAGTTCATTTCCTTGCTGGACGACCTCTAAATCTGTATAAATTACCCGATCAACAAAGCGTTTTGCTACTTGAATCTGCAGTCTATTTTGTGCCTGATCTAAATAGACTCCATTTCCCAATTTTTCAAATTCTTCACGAAGGAAAGTGCTACTTTGTTTAAGGTAAGACTTAAGAATTTCCTCTGAAAGAGGCACCCCTATATTTTGATTATACAAACGCTCAAGGCTATTATGAATCACTGTTCCGAGTTCGTTTATGGCGATATTTTCATTTTCTTCCTCATCACGAATACCCAAAACATAGTTTCTGTAAAAAGCTAAAGAACTATAAAAATAACTATTAATCCAAGAAGCTGAAATTCCTTTTTTTGCCCAAGAAATCAATTGTTCCTGAGAAAATTGATCACGGGCATATTCCACCTCTAAAGTCTTTGGGAATTTCTTAAAACTAAAATGATGTTCTTGTATTTCTGCGGATAAGTGAGGGTGATGCTTCCACTCTTGTATCAGCTGCATTACAAACCTGCTCACCTGACTTCCTCCTGTGGTATCTACATTAGAATTGTACACAAAAACCACTTCTTTTACACGCTGAAGCAAACGGAAAAAATGATAAGCATAAACGGCATCGTTTTCAATATGCGTAGTAAGTCCATAATGTTTTTTCAGCTCATAAGGAATAAAACTGTCCTGACTTTTCCCTTTGGGCATCACTCCTTCATTGATATTGCTAAATACGATTCGATCATAGTCTAATAATCTCGTTTCTAGCATTCCCATTATCTGGAGTCCCCCAATAGGATCACCCACAAAATCTATCTGTTGTTGAGAAACGACTTTTTCTACCAATAACTGAAAAGTATTAAAATCATTGATTAAACTCGAAAACTCCTCAACAATTACTGCCATTTGATCCCAAATCAAAAAGAATTCATATAAAAATTCTTTTTCCAATGTTTTGATTTGAGGGTTTTTCTTCACTAATTCTATTGCTTGAAACCCCAGTTTGAGTAAATCCTCATTACTTTCTATTCTTTGAAAGAATAATTGCAAAACATTCAGTTGATTTTTTTCTAATAAATCATTCCAAAAGGCTGCACCAGACCACCATCTATTTTGTTTTTTTACCTCCAAGAAAATCTGTTTTGTATCAAAATGACTAAAAAAAGGATGAGAAAACAAAGTCTCTATAGTGGGAAGATAATAACTACCTTTCTTGGTTTTAACCAATGCCAATATTGATTTTATAAACTGCATGGTGGGACTGGCAGAAAGTGGAAATCCCATTGTAATATTTACCGAAGAAATCCCATCAGGAAGTCTTGACAAAAAAGGAAAAAGAGCTTTTTCGTCACAAAGAACATGAGCCGTTTTGTGCTGTATTTCGCCCGCTTCTTTCCATTTATTTAACTGGTGGCTACACACTTCCATTTGCTGATATATCCCATTGGCAGGAATGACTTTCATCTGTTGTTTTCCCGCTCTGAAATAACTTTTTTTCCAAGGAAAATCTTTTGGGATAAACTCTCGCCATTGCTCCCAATACTTTCTTATAAACATTCCTGTTTCTTGGTGTATATCTTGGAGCATATCATGATCTATATCCCACAGAATTTGTGCCTTTTTATGACGAATGTAAAAATCAAAAATTTGTTCTTCCGCCTTGCTCAGCGCATTAAATCCTATAAAATAAATAGGCGTATTTTCTTGAGCCTTTTCACGAATACTTTCGGCAATAGTCCTCAGCTGTTTCCCAGAGTAAGTCCAAGCTCTTTTTTCTAGTTTTTGATGAAAAATATGATGAAGTTGGTGAGCAATTTTCCAAAACTCTTCATGTTTTTGCTTTAACAAACTATTTTTATGAAAAGCCTCTATACCCAACTGCTCACTCCAGGCATCAATCTCCGAAAAATCTTGTAAATGATTCAACAAGGCAGATACATCTGCCATGCTCTTTTCCATTTCATTAAAATCTGCCAAAAGCGTATTTGCCCATTTTATAAAACTACCAAAATGTTCTTTTTCTTCTATTTTTATTTCCTTATAAGACTCAAAAAGTAAAGCTTGTAATCTTAAAGGATGCACCACCGTTTGATCCGATTTTTCGGCTAACCAATCTTGAATACTTACAATTTTTGGTAAAGCACTAGGTAAAGGTAAAATTTTGGCAAATTCTTTTTTTAGAAAAACACCGATTCTTTTTCCAGGAACTACCAAAATAACCTCCTCCATTTGAAGTTCTTTCTTGGCAATATATTGTGCTACATTTTTTATAAAATTATCCATTAACCTACAGTTTTAATCACTAATTTTTCTATATAAATTAAACAAGATTTAGTTATTCTAAGCCCTGATTTCTCTAGAATAGCTCGATATTTTTCTACCTGATGCTCATGCTCCACTTTTGGCTTTCCTGTTTTATAATCCAATAATAGATAGTCCCCATTTGGGCGTTTTACCAGTCTATCTGGTCTAAACAAAGCTCCTTGTGAATCTAACCAATCCCTTTCATTATAAACGATATTTTTGGGATCAAAAAAGGCATCCATCTCTGGCAATTCTAGTAATTTTTTGATTTTTGCATACCATTCTTCCTGAATATTTTCGGGCACCCATCGGTGAGCAAAATAATTTCTTAGAGCATGATCTACTTCATTCCTATGCTCTATACTCGCCAAAATATCATGGAGTGCATTTCCTGTTTCTTGTGCATCAAACCTTGTGAAATGATCGGGCATTTCCCCTATTTTCTCTGCTATGAGAATTTGCTCACTCCAAGAAGCATTTAATGCGGAATTTATTTCTTTTGTTTCTCCTTCATTTGCTTTCTTTTCTGGCACTTTCTTATGATGTTTTTCTCCAAATATTACCACAGGATTTTCTATTTCACTAAACGGAAAATGGTTTAACAATCTTTGTGGCAAATCTGTTTCTTGGGTTCTGTTGGTATAAAAATTTAATAAATACAATTCTGTTTTAGCTCGTGTACATGCCACATAAAAGAGGTTCGTGGAATCCGAAAAATCTTCGGCTTTCTGTTGGGCAGACACTTGAGCAAATTCTTTGATCATTTCTTTAGGAAAAGTCTCCAGAATTTTCTTTGAATAATTTGTATAAATTTCTGGAATTTCTTCATGAATATTTGAAGGATACCAATGCTTATTTTTTGCAGTAGAAGCCGTCCAAGAATTCATAAATGGAATAATAACCACAGGGTATTCTAGTCCTTTGGACTTGTGTATTGTTTGTAAAACAATGGCATTTCCTTTATTTTCGAGATCTATTTTCCATTTTTCTTCCATTTTTAGACCCGTTTTTACAAAATCCGCTAGATTGAGCCTTCCATATTTTTTTTCTTGGAATGCATTTTCAAGAAATTGCATAAGGTAAAGATTGTTTTGTAGACCTAAATCCAAAATCAGTTTTTCAATCAATTCTGTATAACTGGTTTCTGCGTGAGTGGGAAAAGGAAAGCCCAATGCCTCAAACTGTTTATCTAGTGTAAGATTTTGATGCTGTACAAACCATGCTCCATAACCGTCATGATGTTTTATATGATACAGATTATACAGAATTTGTTCCACTAAAATTGGGTTCTGATTTCCTGATAAATATTGTAGAATTTTGAACAGTAATTGTACCTGCGAATCAGAGAATACCAACAGACTTTCGCTATCTACAAAAGGGATTTCCTGAGCAAGTAAGAGCTCTGAAATCGCTTGAATATCTTTATTTTTCCTAAACAAAATACTGATATCTCCATAAGAAAATCCCCTACTCAAATTATCCTCAATGATGGATAGAATTTTTTGGGCATTGGTTTCGTTTATTTCTTCAGTCTCTACGCTGGCGTGAGTGATTTCCACAAAACCTTGACGGTTTTTGTAATGTATTTTTTGTTCTGCTTGCTGATAAATTTCTTTCCAACTTTCTTGAGGAAACTCCTGGCTTACCATTTTTGCAAAAAGCTGATTGTTAAAATCTACAATCACTTCATCACTTCGCCAATTGGTGTCCAAAAGTGGGGCATCTTCCACTTGAAAAGCTCCTTGATTTCGTTCTTTTTTTAGTCCCAAAAGAATTCCTACATCACCTCCTCTAAAGCGATAAATAGACTGCTTAGCATCACCAATGAGCTCTACTTGATAACCTTTTGAAAGGATATTTTCTAATAAAGGAAAAAGATTATCCCACTGAGCATTAGAAGTATCTTGAAATTCATCTATAAAAACGTATTCATAATATTCACCCATCTTGAGAAGCATCATAGGAATATCCGAAGTTTTTACAAAATTCTCTAGAATCGTATTCAGGTAACTCAATGGTAATAATGACTCTTGACTCAGGTAATCCTCCATATATTTCAAAAGTAGATACTCCAGCTCAATATTTCTCAGTTGACTAATAAGTTTTTGAAGATGAATGAGGTGCAACAAAAGTCTTCGGATATTTTCCGCATATTCATCAAAAAAAGAAGCCATTTGCCCTTGTGCTTGTTCAAAAATCGCTAAGTTTTTTTTGCTAAAAAACACTTTATCCTCCAGTCTTTTTAGAAAAGTTTTAAAAGCACCTTCTGCAATTTTTTTCTTCCAATCCCCAGGTGTTCCTAAAATAACTTTTACGCATTTTGCATTGCGTTGGAAATCTGTCCAAGCAACTTCATTGGTTCTCAAAACCTCTACAAATCCACTCTGGATCGTATCTAAAGCGGCTTCTATCTCTTTTTGTTCTTTGTCTAAATTCTTTCTAATGCTTTTTAATTCATCAAATGATTGAATATCAAATAAATATTGGTATTTTTTACGATATTCTTCACGTACCAAATTACCTGCAATTTCACCCAATTGATACTTTAAATTCCATGATTTTCCATCTTGAAGTAGCTCCGAAATAAATTGTTGGATATATTCATCAAATCCCTTGTTTTCATTGATTTGCTCAATAAGTTCATTTATAGAATAATCAAACCATTCTTGATAATCTGCTAAGATTTCAAAACTTGATTTAAGTCCTACTTCAAACCGAATAGAACGAATGATTTTAAGCATGAATTTATCAATGGTAGAAACGGCAAAGTTTGAATAATTATGAAGA
This genomic interval from Flavobacteriales bacterium contains the following:
- a CDS encoding UvrD-helicase domain-containing protein; this translates as MGRIIIHDASAGSGKTYTLVKNYLKICLSPDQPITVYQKILAITFTNKAAKEMQDRIVETLGDFLSQGTENTLFVEFAQYFGYSKEQLHQRCFQLQQSILHNYSNFAVSTIDKFMLKIIRSIRFEVGLKSSFEILADYQEWFDYSINELIEQINENKGFDEYIQQFISELLQDGKSWNLKYQLGEIAGNLVREEYRKKYQYLFDIQSFDELKSIRKNLDKEQKEIEAALDTIQSGFVEVLRTNEVAWTDFQRNAKCVKVILGTPGDWKKKIAEGAFKTFLKRLEDKVFFSKKNLAIFEQAQGQMASFFDEYAENIRRLLLHLIHLQKLISQLRNIELEYLLLKYMEDYLSQESLLPLSYLNTILENFVKTSDIPMMLLKMGEYYEYVFIDEFQDTSNAQWDNLFPLLENILSKGYQVELIGDAKQSIYRFRGGDVGILLGLKKERNQGAFQVEDAPLLDTNWRSDEVIVDFNNQLFAKMVSQEFPQESWKEIYQQAEQKIHYKNRQGFVEITHASVETEEINETNAQKILSIIEDNLSRGFSYGDISILFRKNKDIQAISELLLAQEIPFVDSESLLVFSDSQVQLLFKILQYLSGNQNPILVEQILYNLYHIKHHDGYGAWFVQHQNLTLDKQFEALGFPFPTHAETSYTELIEKLILDLGLQNNLYLMQFLENAFQEKKYGRLNLADFVKTGLKMEEKWKIDLENKGNAIVLQTIHKSKGLEYPVVIIPFMNSWTASTAKNKHWYPSNIHEEIPEIYTNYSKKILETFPKEMIKEFAQVSAQQKAEDFSDSTNLFYVACTRAKTELYLLNFYTNRTQETDLPQRLLNHFPFSEIENPVVIFGEKHHKKVPEKKANEGETKEINSALNASWSEQILIAEKIGEMPDHFTRFDAQETGNALHDILASIEHRNEVDHALRNYFAHRWVPENIQEEWYAKIKKLLELPEMDAFFDPKNIVYNERDWLDSQGALFRPDRLVKRPNGDYLLLDYKTGKPKVEHEHQVEKYRAILEKSGLRITKSCLIYIEKLVIKTVG